The Rhododendron vialii isolate Sample 1 chromosome 8a, ASM3025357v1 genome has a window encoding:
- the LOC131335908 gene encoding probable serine/threonine-protein kinase WNK3: MPPDSSSEPDPEDSDTEFVEIDPSGRYGRYKEVLGKGAFKKVYRAFDELEGIEVAWNQVKVADLLRNSEDLDRLYSEVNLLKTLKHKNIIKFYNSWVDKKRDNINFITEIFTSGTLRQYRKKHKHVDVRALKKWSRQILEGLFYLHSHDPPVIHRDLKCDNIFVNGNQGEVKIGDLGLAAILHQARSAHSVIGTPEFMAPELYEEEYNELVDIYAFGMCLLELVTFEYPYVECSNAAQIYKKVTSGIKPAALAKVKDPGVRAFIEKCIAEVSDRLPAKELLMDPFLQFNEDSEIIGQPLPLYADNADLKDPVPEGSRDFTVEGQRKDMNTIFLKLRIADSTGHFRNIHFPFDTEFDTTLTVASEMVEELDLTDQDVSTIASMIDSEIRSYIPDWAPAELSVNDVSNQVAVSDISYSEAKNDASHLTSDFTTPSVNLVLERLPSGRKYWSDSPKGVDGNSPIKFDPLNLSLEDSQTTGHTGIGENEQCPSDFRHGDSNYVSLEPQEDEYMVHDNWNKKETALSTISPFDESNSNRDFLFGNGPRALGGNNETLSDVDSDDVRIIVEKLEHLLTEQQQELDELKRKHELAVLDLLKENPPAIRHQVIKICKLKISDYKMHT; encoded by the exons ATGCCCCCTGACTCGTCGTCTGAACCGGACCCGGAGGATTCTGACACCGAGTTCGTCGAGATCGACCCGTCCGGTCGATATGGTCGG TATAAAGAGGTTCTTGGTAAAGGGGCGTTCAAAAAGGT ATATAGAGCATTTGATGAATTGGAAGGAATTGAAGTAGCTTGGAATCAAGTTAAGGTCGCAGATCTCTTGCGGAATTCTGAGGACTTGGATCGACTGTATTCAGAAGTTAATTTGCTCAAGACTCTCAAGCACAAGAATATCATCAAATTTTACAACTCATGGGTGGACAAGAAAAGGGATAATATCAACTTCATTACCGAGATTTTCACTTCTGGGACATTGCGGCA ATATCGGAAGAAACACAAGCACGTTGATGTAAGGGCGTTGAAGAAATGGTCCAGGCAGATCTTGGAGGGCCTTTTCTATCTTCATAGCCACGACCCGCCTGTAATCCATCGCGACCTAAAGTGTGATAATATTTTCGTGAATGGAAACCAAGGTGAGGTGAAGATTGGAGACTTGGGACTCGCTGCAATTCTTCATCAGGCTCGATCAGCTCATAGTGTCATTG GTACTCCCGAGTTCATGGCACCAGAGCTTTATGAGGAGGAATACAATGAGCTAGTAGATATTTATGCATTTGGTATGTGCTTGCTGGAACTGGTGACCTTTGAGTACCCGTATGTTGAATGTTCGAATGCTGCTCAAATATACAAGAAAGTGACATCA GGAATTAAGCCAGCAGCATTGGCAAAAGTAAAGGATCCTGGAGTCAGAGCTTTTATAGAAAAATGTATTGCTGAAGTCTCTGACCGGTTGCCTGCAAAGGAACTTCTTATGGATCCTTTTCTCCAGTTTAATGAAGATAGTGAAATAATTGGCCAACCCCTACCACTGTATGCTGATAATGCAG ATTTGAAGGACCCTGTGCCAGAGGGAAGTCGAGACTTCACTGTAGAGGGTCAAAGGAAGGACATGAACACTATATTTCTGAAACTAAGAATAGCAGATTCCACAG GTCATTTTCGGAATATCCACTTCCCATTTGATACTGAGTTCGATACAACGCTCACTGTTGCAAGTGAAATGGTTGAGGAGCTGGACCTAACGGATCAAGATGTATCAACTATTGCTTCGATGATTGACTCAGAAATTCGTTCTTATATCCCTGACTGGGCACCCGCAGAACTTTCTGTCAATGATGTCAGTAATCAAGTTGCAGTATCTGACATCAGTTATTCTGAAGCTAAGAATGATGCCTCTCATTTGACAAGTGATTTTACTACCCCTTCTGTTAATCTTGTGTTGGAACGTCTTCCTTCTGGTCGGAAGTACTGGTCAGATTCACCCAAAGGGGTAGATGGTAATTCTCCCATAAAGTTTGACCCTTTGAACTTGTCTCTTGAAGATTCACAAACCACTGGGCATACTGGGATTGGTGAAAATGAACAATGTCCTAGTGACTTTAGACATGGGGATTCAAATTATGTTTCACTTGAACCGCAAGAGGATGAGTATATGGTCCATGATAAttggaacaaaaaagaaactgcTTTGTCCACTATTTCACCATTTGACGAAAGTAACAGCAATAGAGATTTTCTTTTTGGCAATGGACCACGTGCATTGGGAGGGAACAATGAAACATTAAGTGATGTTGACTCGGATGATGTTAGAATCATTGTGGAGAAACTTGAGCATCTGTTGACTGAACAGCAACAAGAGCTAGATGAACTGAAGAGGAAGCATGAGTTGGCTGTATTAGATCTCTTGAAGGAAAATCCTCCAGCAATACGTCACCAAGTAATAAAAATTTGTAAGCTGAAGATTTCTGACTACAAAATGCATACTTAG